A portion of the Ascaphus truei isolate aAscTru1 chromosome 14, aAscTru1.hap1, whole genome shotgun sequence genome contains these proteins:
- the MFSD1 gene encoding lysosomal dipeptide transporter MFSD1 isoform X2 has translation MAEGEEREALLAGAGDSSGGPDRTEKRKMAAICDPSKFAHRVVVLMLMCFLGFGSYFCYDNPAALQTQVQGDMKVNTATFMQLYAWYSWPNVVLCFFGGFLIDRVFGIRLGTVIFSLFVCVGQVIFAMGAFFNAFWLMEAGRLVFGIGGESLAVAQNTYAVSWFKGKELNLVFGLQLSMARVGSTVNMNVMGLVYSQVQALMGSAGYSTLGLTLLIGSVTCVFSLICALVLGYLDKRAEKILDKEQGKTGEVIKLTDVKDFSLSLWLIFMVCVCYYVAVFPFIGLGKVFFIEKFNFSPLQAGAINSVVYIISAPMSPVFGLLVDRVGKNIIWVMCAVVTTLIAHIMLAFTFWNPWIAMSLLGISYSLLACALWPMVAFVVPEHQLGTAYGFMQSIQNLGLAIIAIVAGTILDSRGYLFLEVFFCACLCMCLISVVMLYFVDNIRGGELNLSASKRDKLQKLSVTESERDKVRRRAEEDLARLRPMTAFAVRNRYLSRLGAQLPDHYCSHLSALAHRSVLK, from the exons ATGGCGGAGGGAGAGGAGCGGGAGGCGCTGCTGGCCGGGGCCGGGGACAGCAGCGGCGGGCCCGACCGCACCGAGAAAAGGAAAATGGCGGCCATCTGCGACCCAAGCAAGTTCGCGCACAGGGTTGTGGTGCTGATGCTCATGTGCTTTCTGGGCTTTG GCAGCTATTTTTGCTATGACAACCCAGCAGCACTGCAAACTCAGGTTCAAGGG GACATGAAGGTGAACACTGCAACATTCATGCAGTTATATGCATGGTATTCTTGGCCTAATGTGGTCCTCTGCTTCTTTGGAGGTTTTCTGATTGACCGGGTATTTGGAATACG GTTGGGCACAGTAATATTTAGCCTGTTTGTTTGTGTTGGACAG GTTATATTTGCAATGGGAGCTTTCTTTAATGCCTTTTGGTTGATGGAAGCTGGCAGACTGGTATTTGG CATTGGAGGCGAGTCGCTTGCTGTCGCCCAAAATACCTACGCAGTCAGTTGGTTCAAAGGGAAGGAACTGAACCTGGTGTTTGGATTGCAGCTGAGCATGGCCAGAGTG GGCAGCACAGTGAACATGAATGTCATGGGATTGGTTTACTCGCAAGTTCAAGCTCTTATGGGCTCTGCTGGTTACAGTACACTTGGCTTAACGCTCCTGATAG GGTCAGTAACGTGCGTGTTCTCCCTGATCTGCGCACTAGTGCTCGGCTATCTGGATAAGCGAGCAGAAAAAATACTAGACAAAGAACAGGGGAAAACAG GTGAAGTTATCAAGCTGACTGATGTCAAGGacttctctctgtccctgtggctgATTTTTATGGTCTGTGTGTGTTACTAtgttgctgtgtttccttttatTGGACTTGgaaa GGTTTTCTTCATTGAGAAATTCAATTTTTCCCCTCTGCAAGCGGGTGCAATAAACAG TGTGGTGTATATCATCTCTGCCCCAATGTCACCGGTGTTTGGCCTTTTAGTTGATCGAGTTGGTAAGAACATTATCTGGGTAATGTGCGCTGTGGTAACCACACTTATTGCTCACATCATGCTGGCCTTCACCTTCTGGAACCCCTGGATTGCTATG agcttactgggtatctccTATTCTCTCTTGGCCTGTGCTTTGTGGCCTATGGTTGCTTTTGTGGTTCCCGAACATCAGCTGGGTACAGCATATGGATT CATGCAGTCGATCCAAAATCTGGGTCTTGCTATCATTGCCATCGTCGCTGGGACCATACTGGACTCTCGGGGATACCTATTTTTGGAAGTCTTCTTCTGTGCGTGTCTCTGCA TGTGCCTTATATCGGTTGTTATGCTGTATTTTGTGGACAACATCAGAG GTGGTGAACTTAATTTATCTGCGAGTAAGAGGGACAAACTGCAAAAACTGTCCGTCACGGA GTCTGAGAGAGACAAGGTCCGACGTCGAGCGGAAGAAGACTTAGCCAGGTTACGTCCAATGACTGCTTTTGCTGTGAGGAATAGATATCTTTCCAGGCTGGGAGCCCAG CTGCCGGATCATTATTGCAGCCACCTGTCAGCGCTGGCCCACAGAAGTGTTCTGAAATAA
- the MFSD1 gene encoding lysosomal dipeptide transporter MFSD1 isoform X3: MAEGEEREALLAGAGDSSGGPDRTEKRKMAAICDPSKFAHRVVVLMLMCFLGFGSYFCYDNPAALQTQVQGDMKVNTATFMQLYAWYSWPNVVLCFFGGFLIDRVFGIRLGTVIFSLFVCVGQVIFAMGAFFNAFWLMEAGRLVFGIGGESLAVAQNTYAVSWFKGKELNLVFGLQLSMARVGSTVNMNVMGLVYSQVQALMGSAGYSTLGLTLLIGSVTCVFSLICALVLGYLDKRAEKILDKEQGKTGEVIKLTDVKDFSLSLWLIFMVCVCYYVAVFPFIGLGKVFFIEKFNFSPLQAGAINSVVYIISAPMSPVFGLLVDRVGKNIIWVMCAVVTTLIAHIMLAFTFWNPWIAMSLLGISYSLLACALWPMVAFVVPEHQLGTAYGFMQSIQNLGLAIIAIVAGTILDSRGYLFLEVFFCACLCMCLISVVMLYFVDNIRGGELNLSASKRDKLQKLSVTEKEI; this comes from the exons ATGGCGGAGGGAGAGGAGCGGGAGGCGCTGCTGGCCGGGGCCGGGGACAGCAGCGGCGGGCCCGACCGCACCGAGAAAAGGAAAATGGCGGCCATCTGCGACCCAAGCAAGTTCGCGCACAGGGTTGTGGTGCTGATGCTCATGTGCTTTCTGGGCTTTG GCAGCTATTTTTGCTATGACAACCCAGCAGCACTGCAAACTCAGGTTCAAGGG GACATGAAGGTGAACACTGCAACATTCATGCAGTTATATGCATGGTATTCTTGGCCTAATGTGGTCCTCTGCTTCTTTGGAGGTTTTCTGATTGACCGGGTATTTGGAATACG GTTGGGCACAGTAATATTTAGCCTGTTTGTTTGTGTTGGACAG GTTATATTTGCAATGGGAGCTTTCTTTAATGCCTTTTGGTTGATGGAAGCTGGCAGACTGGTATTTGG CATTGGAGGCGAGTCGCTTGCTGTCGCCCAAAATACCTACGCAGTCAGTTGGTTCAAAGGGAAGGAACTGAACCTGGTGTTTGGATTGCAGCTGAGCATGGCCAGAGTG GGCAGCACAGTGAACATGAATGTCATGGGATTGGTTTACTCGCAAGTTCAAGCTCTTATGGGCTCTGCTGGTTACAGTACACTTGGCTTAACGCTCCTGATAG GGTCAGTAACGTGCGTGTTCTCCCTGATCTGCGCACTAGTGCTCGGCTATCTGGATAAGCGAGCAGAAAAAATACTAGACAAAGAACAGGGGAAAACAG GTGAAGTTATCAAGCTGACTGATGTCAAGGacttctctctgtccctgtggctgATTTTTATGGTCTGTGTGTGTTACTAtgttgctgtgtttccttttatTGGACTTGgaaa GGTTTTCTTCATTGAGAAATTCAATTTTTCCCCTCTGCAAGCGGGTGCAATAAACAG TGTGGTGTATATCATCTCTGCCCCAATGTCACCGGTGTTTGGCCTTTTAGTTGATCGAGTTGGTAAGAACATTATCTGGGTAATGTGCGCTGTGGTAACCACACTTATTGCTCACATCATGCTGGCCTTCACCTTCTGGAACCCCTGGATTGCTATG agcttactgggtatctccTATTCTCTCTTGGCCTGTGCTTTGTGGCCTATGGTTGCTTTTGTGGTTCCCGAACATCAGCTGGGTACAGCATATGGATT CATGCAGTCGATCCAAAATCTGGGTCTTGCTATCATTGCCATCGTCGCTGGGACCATACTGGACTCTCGGGGATACCTATTTTTGGAAGTCTTCTTCTGTGCGTGTCTCTGCA TGTGCCTTATATCGGTTGTTATGCTGTATTTTGTGGACAACATCAGAG GTGGTGAACTTAATTTATCTGCGAGTAAGAGGGACAAACTGCAAAAACTGTCCGTCACGGA AAAAGAAATTTGA
- the MFSD1 gene encoding lysosomal dipeptide transporter MFSD1 isoform X4, whose amino-acid sequence MAEGEEREALLAGAGDSSGGPDRTEKRKMAAICDPSKFAHRVVVLMLMCFLGFGSYFCYDNPAALQTQVQGDMKVNTATFMQLYAWYSWPNVVLCFFGGFLIDRVFGIRLGTVIFSLFVCVGQVIFAMGAFFNAFWLMEAGRLVFGIGGESLAVAQNTYAVSWFKGKELNLVFGLQLSMARVGSTVNMNVMGLVYSQVQALMGSAGYSTLGLTLLIGSVTCVFSLICALVLGYLDKRAEKILDKEQGKTGEVIKLTDVKDFSLSLWLIFMVCVCYYVAVFPFIGLGKVFFIEKFNFSPLQAGAINSVVYIISAPMSPVFGLLVDRVGKNIIWVMCAVVTTLIAHIMLAFTFWNPWIAMSLLGISYSLLACALWPMVAFVVPEHQLGTAYGFMQSIQNLGLAIIAIVAGTILDSRGYLFLEVFFCACLCMCLISVVMLYFVDNIRGGELNLSASKRDKLQKLSVTE is encoded by the exons ATGGCGGAGGGAGAGGAGCGGGAGGCGCTGCTGGCCGGGGCCGGGGACAGCAGCGGCGGGCCCGACCGCACCGAGAAAAGGAAAATGGCGGCCATCTGCGACCCAAGCAAGTTCGCGCACAGGGTTGTGGTGCTGATGCTCATGTGCTTTCTGGGCTTTG GCAGCTATTTTTGCTATGACAACCCAGCAGCACTGCAAACTCAGGTTCAAGGG GACATGAAGGTGAACACTGCAACATTCATGCAGTTATATGCATGGTATTCTTGGCCTAATGTGGTCCTCTGCTTCTTTGGAGGTTTTCTGATTGACCGGGTATTTGGAATACG GTTGGGCACAGTAATATTTAGCCTGTTTGTTTGTGTTGGACAG GTTATATTTGCAATGGGAGCTTTCTTTAATGCCTTTTGGTTGATGGAAGCTGGCAGACTGGTATTTGG CATTGGAGGCGAGTCGCTTGCTGTCGCCCAAAATACCTACGCAGTCAGTTGGTTCAAAGGGAAGGAACTGAACCTGGTGTTTGGATTGCAGCTGAGCATGGCCAGAGTG GGCAGCACAGTGAACATGAATGTCATGGGATTGGTTTACTCGCAAGTTCAAGCTCTTATGGGCTCTGCTGGTTACAGTACACTTGGCTTAACGCTCCTGATAG GGTCAGTAACGTGCGTGTTCTCCCTGATCTGCGCACTAGTGCTCGGCTATCTGGATAAGCGAGCAGAAAAAATACTAGACAAAGAACAGGGGAAAACAG GTGAAGTTATCAAGCTGACTGATGTCAAGGacttctctctgtccctgtggctgATTTTTATGGTCTGTGTGTGTTACTAtgttgctgtgtttccttttatTGGACTTGgaaa GGTTTTCTTCATTGAGAAATTCAATTTTTCCCCTCTGCAAGCGGGTGCAATAAACAG TGTGGTGTATATCATCTCTGCCCCAATGTCACCGGTGTTTGGCCTTTTAGTTGATCGAGTTGGTAAGAACATTATCTGGGTAATGTGCGCTGTGGTAACCACACTTATTGCTCACATCATGCTGGCCTTCACCTTCTGGAACCCCTGGATTGCTATG agcttactgggtatctccTATTCTCTCTTGGCCTGTGCTTTGTGGCCTATGGTTGCTTTTGTGGTTCCCGAACATCAGCTGGGTACAGCATATGGATT CATGCAGTCGATCCAAAATCTGGGTCTTGCTATCATTGCCATCGTCGCTGGGACCATACTGGACTCTCGGGGATACCTATTTTTGGAAGTCTTCTTCTGTGCGTGTCTCTGCA TGTGCCTTATATCGGTTGTTATGCTGTATTTTGTGGACAACATCAGAG GTGGTGAACTTAATTTATCTGCGAGTAAGAGGGACAAACTGCAAAAACTGTCCGTCACGGAGTAA
- the MFSD1 gene encoding lysosomal dipeptide transporter MFSD1 isoform X1 — translation MAEGEEREALLAGAGDSSGGPDRTEKRKMAAICDPSKFAHRVVVLMLMCFLGFGSYFCYDNPAALQTQVQGDMKVNTATFMQLYAWYSWPNVVLCFFGGFLIDRVFGIRLGTVIFSLFVCVGQVIFAMGAFFNAFWLMEAGRLVFGIGGESLAVAQNTYAVSWFKGKELNLVFGLQLSMARVGSTVNMNVMGLVYSQVQALMGSAGYSTLGLTLLIGSVTCVFSLICALVLGYLDKRAEKILDKEQGKTGEVIKLTDVKDFSLSLWLIFMVCVCYYVAVFPFIGLGKVFFIEKFNFSPLQAGAINSVVYIISAPMSPVFGLLVDRVGKNIIWVMCAVVTTLIAHIMLAFTFWNPWIAMSLLGISYSLLACALWPMVAFVVPEHQLGTAYGFMQSIQNLGLAIIAIVAGTILDSRGYLFLEVFFCACLCMCLISVVMLYFVDNIRGGELNLSASKRDKLQKLSVTESERDKVRRRAEEDLARLRPMTAFAVRNRYLSRLGAQVRIQAIGNLQRILASEFKKRSI, via the exons ATGGCGGAGGGAGAGGAGCGGGAGGCGCTGCTGGCCGGGGCCGGGGACAGCAGCGGCGGGCCCGACCGCACCGAGAAAAGGAAAATGGCGGCCATCTGCGACCCAAGCAAGTTCGCGCACAGGGTTGTGGTGCTGATGCTCATGTGCTTTCTGGGCTTTG GCAGCTATTTTTGCTATGACAACCCAGCAGCACTGCAAACTCAGGTTCAAGGG GACATGAAGGTGAACACTGCAACATTCATGCAGTTATATGCATGGTATTCTTGGCCTAATGTGGTCCTCTGCTTCTTTGGAGGTTTTCTGATTGACCGGGTATTTGGAATACG GTTGGGCACAGTAATATTTAGCCTGTTTGTTTGTGTTGGACAG GTTATATTTGCAATGGGAGCTTTCTTTAATGCCTTTTGGTTGATGGAAGCTGGCAGACTGGTATTTGG CATTGGAGGCGAGTCGCTTGCTGTCGCCCAAAATACCTACGCAGTCAGTTGGTTCAAAGGGAAGGAACTGAACCTGGTGTTTGGATTGCAGCTGAGCATGGCCAGAGTG GGCAGCACAGTGAACATGAATGTCATGGGATTGGTTTACTCGCAAGTTCAAGCTCTTATGGGCTCTGCTGGTTACAGTACACTTGGCTTAACGCTCCTGATAG GGTCAGTAACGTGCGTGTTCTCCCTGATCTGCGCACTAGTGCTCGGCTATCTGGATAAGCGAGCAGAAAAAATACTAGACAAAGAACAGGGGAAAACAG GTGAAGTTATCAAGCTGACTGATGTCAAGGacttctctctgtccctgtggctgATTTTTATGGTCTGTGTGTGTTACTAtgttgctgtgtttccttttatTGGACTTGgaaa GGTTTTCTTCATTGAGAAATTCAATTTTTCCCCTCTGCAAGCGGGTGCAATAAACAG TGTGGTGTATATCATCTCTGCCCCAATGTCACCGGTGTTTGGCCTTTTAGTTGATCGAGTTGGTAAGAACATTATCTGGGTAATGTGCGCTGTGGTAACCACACTTATTGCTCACATCATGCTGGCCTTCACCTTCTGGAACCCCTGGATTGCTATG agcttactgggtatctccTATTCTCTCTTGGCCTGTGCTTTGTGGCCTATGGTTGCTTTTGTGGTTCCCGAACATCAGCTGGGTACAGCATATGGATT CATGCAGTCGATCCAAAATCTGGGTCTTGCTATCATTGCCATCGTCGCTGGGACCATACTGGACTCTCGGGGATACCTATTTTTGGAAGTCTTCTTCTGTGCGTGTCTCTGCA TGTGCCTTATATCGGTTGTTATGCTGTATTTTGTGGACAACATCAGAG GTGGTGAACTTAATTTATCTGCGAGTAAGAGGGACAAACTGCAAAAACTGTCCGTCACGGA GTCTGAGAGAGACAAGGTCCGACGTCGAGCGGAAGAAGACTTAGCCAGGTTACGTCCAATGACTGCTTTTGCTGTGAGGAATAGATATCTTTCCAGGCTGGGAGCCCAGGTAAGGATTCAAGCCATCGGAAACCTGCAACGCATTCTTGCTTCGGAATTCAAAAAGAGAAGCATATAA